A genomic segment from Salvelinus alpinus chromosome 8, SLU_Salpinus.1, whole genome shotgun sequence encodes:
- the LOC139582596 gene encoding zinc finger protein 770-like encodes MCHGGTRMMLVDTMLARQHGPQEAFGVMEKTPQGRNYQCVTCLKCFSAPSKLQRHILSHTGQRPFGCHLCEKAFRQLAHLKLHLNTHLYPKRTEQKKMNVKYILLPSGYENTPPVKIDNSKACLQTGSLDPDSAEDTLEVDIRPTAPVHIIEENSLCSPGCIAELYPPHSEVERFEKQHTEEEPIRNHDDWSEPEKQTLDEDRSSRDETVDKHTKVIENSNSHKCPECFKCFSAPSKLKRHCLIHTGQKPFQCYLCRRAFRQLAHLKVHYSIHSGVAKSRSLKSFSQPQRSKTWPRNYPCNICGRRFKQKRHLIVHQRTHQGPDTAAHHDKLDNTSKACLPTHTDHASQVDFSNSENAIAYNTELNEKSQIHVVEGLDILSEEWHNSAKHASQDIDLTRSSDRNNKSSVSNRTDRTNTGKVRENQCMLCLKKFDYPSKLSRHLLVHMDIKPFGCTVCSKSFRQLCHLQNHMKAHHVKSDNVLKSVEDAPDQPGVILLKDTVSEMRRNQSEHLDQVSQPQEGSRDISEVGCFLSQYVLPVRPTLSHCSTDSLYNYGAQQPTWNPSGKLLPGLDCDTVNRKSAAQPVSLRQGHNTDYTNTSDVFESTPTHQSLVGISKQRSCIFQNKPTIHGRGRYSCPICSKRFDAPSKLQRHSLIHTGQRSYQCPTCLKTFRQKAHLKVHQSVHEQRKEAKPSTSHSEDRDTKSFSRPKRTPSSNEKDVVFCNRSQKTSRDSDLSAVPPTQSNCPLTNNVNSPPPPSVAPRKLGGYQCMACLKKFDYPSKLSRHLLVHMGIKPFRCAVCSKSFRQLCHLQSHMKVHNSKTTLHEDGQQRNINLAQLDNIPPEAGVVSEGHVFPASLHPDEPGPSQTFGNNIQNSNGGESLSHYCSTESTNQSTEIIRKNETTPTPEQSEDMKSMKSENNCLVEQKCITPPQLTTSTWNTAEEKHVDKFPSDEYYGQQNHPLIPNWLNPYPYQQETTDNKQTYPIATHRLPYLEEPGPSHSDQPEIPVDVNHKLNLYQSPLESPSTNSQYGAKEEERLEVGLRSEFNVTYKSEPPNDLQGCSDCSQCFTTKGKLNHHRCSPRHSVEERQANSYRCAICFKSFEAPSKLKRHYVIHTGQRPFECTVCGKSFTQAGHLKTHLQIHR; translated from the coding sequence ATGTGCCACGGTGGAACTAGAATGATGTTAGTGGACACAATGCTAGCCAGGCAACATGGACCACAGGAGGCCTTTGGTGTTATGGAGAAGACGCCACAGGGCAGGAATTATCAGTGTGTCACATGCTTGAAATGTTTTTCCGCCCCATCCAAGCTACAGAGGCACATCCTTTCACACACAGGACAACGACCATTTGGGTGTCACCTCTGTGAAAAGGCATTTCGACAACTAGCACACCTGAAACTCCATCTTAACACACATCTTTATCCAAAACGAACTGAACAGAAGAAGATGAATGTAAAGTATATCTTGCTTCCAAGTGGATATGAAAATACCCCTCCTGTAAAGATAGACAACTCAAAAGCATGTTTGCAGACAGGCTCCTTGGACCCAGACAGTGCAGAGGACACATTGGAGGTGGACATCAGGCCTACTGCACCTGTCCACATAATTGAGGAAAACTCTCTCTGTTCCCCTGGCTGTATCGCTGAACTATATCCCCCACACTCTGAGGTCGAGAGGTTTGAGAAGCAGCACACAGAAGAGGAGCCAATTAGGAACCACGATGACTGGAGTGAACCTGAGAAACAGACACTGGATGAGGATAGATCCTCCAGAGATGAAACAGTGGACAAACATACAAAAGTAATTGAGAATTCAAACTCTCATAAATGCCCTGAGTGCTTTAAGTGCTTCAGCGCCCCGTCCAAATTAAAGAGGCACTGCCTGATTCACACAGGCCAGAAACCATTTCAGTGCTACCTATGCCGGCGTGCTTTTAGGCAGCTGGCCCATCTTAAGGTACACTACAGCATTCACTCAGGGGTCGCAAAGTCTAGAAGTCTCAAATCTTTCTCTCAACCCCAGAGGTCAAAAACCTGGCCAAGGAACTATCCATGTAACATTTGTGGCAGGAGATTTAAACAGAAGAGACATTTGATAGTTCACCAGCGAACTCATCAAGGTCCAGATACTGCTGCGCACCATGATAAGTTAGATAATACGAGTAAGGCCTGCCTTCCAACTCACACTGACCATGCTTCCCAAGTAGATTTCTCAAACTCTGAAAATGCTATAGCGTACAATACAGAGCTGAATGAAAAGAGTCAGATACATGTTGTTGAAGGGTTAGACATCTTATCTGAAGAATGGCATAACAGTGCAAAGCATGCGTCACAGGACATTGACCTCACTCGCTCCTCAGACAGAAACAATAAGTCATCTGTGTCTAATCGCACTGACCGTACAAACACAGGTAAGGTAAGGGAAAATCAGTGCATGCTGTGCCTAAAGAAGTTTGACTATCCCTCCAAACTCTCCCGACATCTATTGGTCCACATGGACATCAAGCCGTTCGGATGCACAGTCTGTAGTAAGTCTTTCAGACAGCTCTGCCACTTACAGAATCACATGAAGGCGCACCACGTAAAAAGCGACAATGTTTTGAAAAGTGTAGAAGATGCTCCCGACCAACCAGGTGTTATTCTATTAAAGGACACTGTTTCTGAGATGAGGAGAAATCAAAGTGAGCATTTAGACCAAGTTTCTCAACCTCAGGAAGGCAGCAGAGACATCAGTGAAGTTGGTTGTTTTCTAAGCCAGTATGTTCTacctgtcagacctaccttaagTCATTGCTCCACTGACAGTCTCTACAACTATGGTGCTCAACAACCTACATGGAACCCCAGTGGGAAGCTGCTACCTGGATTGGACTGTGATACAGTAAACAGGAAGTCTGCAGCGCAGCCTGTGTCTCTCAGACAAGGACATAACACAGACTACACAAATACCAGTGATGTGTTTGAaagcacaccaacacaccaaTCACTGGTAGGCATATCTAAACAAAGGAGTTGCATCTTTCAAAACAAACCCACAATCCATGGCAGAGGGCGTTATAGTTGCCCAATTTGTTCAAAGCGCTTTGATGCTCCGTCCAAGCTACAGCGGCATTCCCTGATCCATACAGGACAGAGGTCCTATCAGTGCCCCACTTGTCTCAAGACATTTAGACAAAAAGCTCATCTGAAGGTGCACCAGTCTGTTCATGAACAAAGAAAAGAGGCTAAACCCTCTACTAGTCATAGTGAAGACCGAGATACCAAGTCTTTCTCAAGACCAAAAAGGACCCCATCTTCAAATGAAAAGGACGTAGTCTTTTGTAATAGGAGTCAGAAGACATCACGTGACAGTGATCTCTCTGCTGTTCCTCCAACTCAATCCAACTGCCCCCTGACAAACAACGTCAACAGCCCACCTCCGCCTTCTGTTGCACCTAGGAAATTGGGGGGGTACCAGTGCATGGCCTGTCTAAAGAAGTTTGACTATCCTTCTAAACTCTCCCGACATCTCTTGGTCCACATGGGCATCAAGCCTTTCAGATGTGCCGTCTGTAGTAAATCCTTCAGACAGCTCTGCCACCTACAGTCTCACATGAAGGTCCACAATAGTAAGACCACACTGCATGAGGATGGTCAACAGAGGAACATCAACTTGGCTCAACTGGACAACATTCCCCCTGAGGCTGGGGTTGTTTCGGAGGGACACGTCTTTCCAGCAAGTCTTCATCCAGATGAACCAGGCCCAAGTCAAACTTTTGGAAATAACATACAAAATAGTAATGGTGGTGAATCCTTATCTCACTACTGTTCAACAGAAAGCACGAACCAATCAACAGAAATCATCAGAAAGAATGAAACAACCCCAACCCCTGAACAGTCAGAAGACATGAAAAGTATGAAGTCAGAAAATAACTGCCTAGTGGAGCAGAAATGTATCACGCCTCCTCAACTGACAACGAGCACTTGGAATACTGCTGAAGAGAAACATGTGGACAAGTTTCCCTCGGATGAATATTATGGACAGCAAAACCACCCCCTGATTCCCAACTGGTTAAACCCCTATCCATATCAACAAGAAACCACAGATAACAAACAGACATATCCAATTGCTACCCACCGGCTTCCTTACCTGGAGGAACCAGGACCTAGCCACAGTGACCAACCGGAAATACCAGTTGATGTGAATCACAAGTTAAATCTATATCAATCCCCTTTAGAATCTCCTAGCACTAATTCACAATATGGAGCTAAAGAGGAGGAAAGGTTGGAGGTTGGGCTTAGGTCAGAGTTTAATGTTACATACAAGTCAGAACCTCCCAACGACCTTCAAGGCTGCTCAGACTGTAGTCAGTGTTTTACCACCAAGGGGAAACTGAATCATCACAGGTGTTCTCCAAGACATTCAGTTGAAGAGAGACAGGCGAACTCATATCGGTGCGCTATCTGCTTCAAAAGCTTTGAGGCTCCCTCGAAATTGAAAAGACACTATGTTATCCACACAGGCCAAAGGCCATTTGAGTGTACAGTGTGTGGAAAGTCTTTCACCCAGGCAGGCCATTTGAAGACACACCTGCAAATCCACAGGTAA